A part of Bacteroidota bacterium genomic DNA contains:
- a CDS encoding type IX secretion system membrane protein PorP/SprF: MKKISLIIICVLSLSKAFAQQDPMISQYMFNGLFLNPAYSGSHKYYTSSLLHRTQWVNFPGAPKTLLFAVDGLAPTKSENMGVGLIVSHDRIGAVEQTDIYANYAYQLKLKKGKLAFGLKAGVSNYVFKSDGLVIWDQGDEMFTGRRNAWLPKFGFGAYYFADNWYAGLSIPTLVAYDARKDFSFDVNKGSFLHRHYYAYGGYVFKLNDKFKLKPSALIKYLPAAPIEADINMNLLYNDQFWIGCSYRSMDAVVFMVEYQTNARFRVGYAFDLTTTKIRKYSAGTHEIMIGYDFGKDIIKEKTPRYF, encoded by the coding sequence ATGAAAAAAATAAGTTTAATAATCATCTGCGTACTTTCTTTATCGAAGGCCTTTGCTCAGCAAGATCCTATGATAAGCCAGTACATGTTTAATGGCTTGTTCCTAAACCCTGCATATTCAGGTAGCCACAAGTATTATACATCCAGTTTATTGCACAGAACCCAATGGGTTAATTTTCCCGGAGCACCAAAAACCCTATTGTTCGCCGTTGACGGATTAGCACCAACAAAATCAGAAAACATGGGTGTTGGGTTAATAGTTTCCCACGACCGAATCGGTGCCGTTGAGCAAACCGACATCTATGCTAACTATGCCTATCAGTTAAAACTTAAAAAAGGAAAATTAGCATTTGGCTTAAAAGCCGGTGTCTCGAATTATGTTTTTAAGAGCGATGGTTTAGTTATTTGGGATCAAGGTGACGAAATGTTTACAGGAAGAAGAAATGCCTGGTTACCTAAATTTGGTTTCGGCGCTTATTACTTTGCCGACAATTGGTATGCAGGACTCTCCATCCCTACTTTAGTTGCCTATGACGCGAGAAAAGATTTCAGTTTTGACGTGAACAAAGGTTCATTCTTACACCGGCACTATTATGCTTATGGCGGATATGTATTCAAGCTTAACGATAAGTTTAAATTAAAGCCAAGCGCATTAATTAAATACTTACCGGCTGCACCGATAGAAGCAGACATAAACATGAATTTATTGTATAATGATCAATTCTGGATTGGATGCTCTTACCGCTCTATGGATGCCGTAGTATTTATGGTAGAATATCAAACCAATGCCCGCTTCAGAGTTGGCTATGCATTTGATTTAACCACTACTAAGATCCGTAAGTACTCTGCAGGAACCCATGAAATCATGATCGGTTACGATTTTGGTAAAGACATCATTAAAGAAAAAACACCACGTTACTTCTAA